In one window of Patescibacteria group bacterium DNA:
- the ssb gene encoding single-stranded DNA-binding protein: protein MNVNKVIIVGRLTRAPESRTTPTGQTVCTFGVATSRVWKDPTGEKKEKTEFHNIITWGRLAEICQNYLVKGQMVFIEGRIETRNWTAPDGTKRTRTEIVAENLQLGPKPRGVTMEEVVEEEVPPEEPLTTEEEEINVEEVPF, encoded by the coding sequence ATGAATGTTAATAAAGTCATTATTGTCGGTCGATTAACGCGGGCACCAGAATCAAGAACAACGCCAACTGGTCAAACTGTCTGTACCTTCGGCGTCGCGACAAGTCGGGTTTGGAAAGATCCGACAGGTGAAAAAAAAGAAAAAACTGAATTTCATAACATTATCACCTGGGGGCGATTAGCGGAAATTTGTCAAAATTACTTAGTCAAAGGACAGATGGTTTTTATTGAAGGCAGGATTGAGACAAGAAACTGGACTGCTCCTGATGGAACGAAAAGAACAAGAACGGAAATTGTTGCTGAGAATCTTCAACTTGGTCCAAAGCCACGCGGTGTAACTATGGAAGAAGTTGTTGAAGAAGAAGTGCCACCAGAAGAACCGTTAACTACTGAAGAAGAAGAGATTAATGTTGAAGAGGTTCCCTTTTAA
- the rpsF gene encoding 30S ribosomal protein S6, with amino-acid sequence MYELLCLFSSNLSPESIASLVKKIEEILFDFQASLVYKNDFGEKKLAYPIRHEKRGYYFAFGFKLKSDFIKKLEEKLKNISEILRYQIVKVRKWSEKPEKPEEIQKKPVQPEKVDLEKLDEKIEKILADENKLIK; translated from the coding sequence ATGTACGAATTACTCTGTCTTTTTTCCTCAAATCTTTCTCCAGAATCAATTGCCTCTTTAGTAAAAAAAATTGAAGAAATTCTTTTTGATTTTCAAGCCTCGCTTGTTTATAAAAATGATTTTGGCGAAAAAAAACTTGCCTATCCTATTCGGCATGAAAAAAGGGGCTATTATTTTGCCTTTGGTTTTAAATTAAAGTCAGATTTCATTAAGAAATTAGAAGAAAAATTAAAAAACATTTCTGAAATTTTAAGATATCAAATTGTTAAAGTAAGAAAGTGGTCGGAAAAACCAGAAAAACCAGAAGAAATTCAAAAGAAACCAGTTCAGCCAGAGAAAGTTGATTTAGAAAAACTTGATGAAAAAATAGAAAAAATTTTAGCTGACGAGAATAAATTAATTAAATAA
- a CDS encoding DNA methyltransferase, translated as MISNLYFFILGRWPTLSSAEIWRQTDRQANFYKFSDEVLVLKTKEKLEVENLQKKLGGTIKIGLIFFRGDFDWLKFNLDIFLKELPLENQKRVYFGFSLYQLGRKINLKNYQAKIKKLALTLKSRLKEKNISSRWVESKEKNLSSVIIQKNRLLTQGREFVFLIDRNEILIGKTLSCQSFEEYERSDFGRPQRKIEEGMMPPKLAKIMINLAQVSENGVILDPFCGSGTILQEAILMGYQNVIGTDISEEAIKRTQENIRWLLESSKFEIQNSKLQFIKIKKCDVRNLSQVLSPNSVEAIVTEPYLGPLKISNAVQISNLINELSQLYCTAFREFKKILKKDGRIVIIFPIFKINSRLNFLPILDELKKSDWQIINPLPKELRKKPIIQLTCRGSIIYCRPDQKILREIFIFQLK; from the coding sequence ATGATTAGTAATTTATATTTCTTTATTTTAGGTCGTTGGCCAACCTTGTCAAGCGCAGAAATTTGGCGTCAAACCGACCGTCAAGCCAATTTTTATAAGTTTTCTGACGAAGTTTTGGTTTTAAAAACTAAAGAAAAATTAGAAGTTGAGAACTTACAGAAAAAATTAGGTGGCACCATTAAGATTGGCCTTATTTTCTTTCGCGGTGATTTTGATTGGCTAAAATTTAATTTAGATATTTTTTTAAAAGAATTACCGCTTGAAAATCAAAAAAGGGTTTATTTTGGTTTTAGTCTCTATCAACTAGGACGAAAAATAAACCTCAAAAATTATCAAGCAAAAATTAAAAAATTAGCTTTGACTCTCAAGAGCAGATTAAAAGAAAAAAATATCTCCTCGCGTTGGGTTGAATCAAAAGAAAAGAACCTTTCTTCTGTAATTATCCAAAAAAATAGATTACTAACCCAGGGAAGAGAATTTGTTTTTTTGATTGATCGAAATGAAATTTTAATCGGCAAAACTTTAAGTTGCCAAAGTTTTGAGGAATATGAAAGGTCTGATTTTGGCCGGCCACAAAGGAAAATTGAAGAAGGAATGATGCCGCCAAAATTGGCAAAAATTATGATTAATCTAGCCCAAGTATCAGAAAACGGTGTAATCTTAGATCCGTTTTGTGGTTCAGGAACCATCCTCCAAGAAGCAATTTTAATGGGTTATCAAAATGTCATTGGCACGGATATTAGTGAAGAGGCAATAAAAAGAACACAAGAAAACATTAGGTGGCTTCTTGAAAGCTCAAAATTTGAAATTCAAAATTCAAAATTACAATTTATTAAAATTAAAAAATGTGATGTAAGGAATTTAAGCCAAGTTTTATCACCGAATTCAGTTGAGGCAATTGTCACTGAACCATATTTAGGACCGTTGAAAATTTCAAATGCCGTTCAAATTTCAAATTTAATTAATGAATTGTCTCAACTATATTGTACTGCTTTCCGGGAGTTTAAAAAAATTTTAAAAAAAGACGGCCGGATTGTTATCATTTTTCCAATTTTTAAAATAAATAGTAGATTAAATTTTCTGCCAATTTTAGATGAACTAAAAAAATCCGATTGGCAAATAATTAATCCTTTGCCAAAAGAATTAAGAAAAAAACCAATTATCCAATTAACTTGTCGTGGTTCAATAATTTATTGCCGACCGGACCAGAAAATTTTAAGAGAAATTTTTATTTTTCAGTTAAAATAA
- a CDS encoding RecX family transcriptional regulator — translation MGPKITKISQQKRNSRVNIYLDGKFAFGLSKKTLADFDLYNGKVISKKEIEKILEKDQRVKALEKSFRWLAVRQRSRREIEKKLKEKGFTKKVIQKTLKKLKDLDYLDDEKFAHAWLEARKLSGKGKFIIQKELKEKGLNETLIKKILEEYKKEEEIEHGLELAKKKIKTYQNLKPFEQKQKLARYLASRGFSWENIFEMMKELFKI, via the coding sequence ATGGGGCCAAAAATTACTAAAATTAGTCAACAAAAAAGAAATTCGCGGGTCAATATTTACCTTGACGGAAAATTCGCTTTTGGTTTATCAAAAAAAACATTAGCTGATTTTGATTTGTATAATGGTAAAGTAATTTCAAAAAAGGAAATAGAAAAAATTTTAGAAAAAGACCAAAGAGTTAAAGCTTTGGAAAAATCTTTTCGTTGGTTGGCTGTAAGACAAAGAAGTAGGAGAGAAATAGAGAAAAAACTCAAAGAAAAGGGCTTTACCAAAAAAGTCATTCAAAAAACTTTAAAAAAATTAAAGGATTTAGACTATTTAGATGACGAAAAATTTGCTCACGCCTGGCTGGAAGCAAGAAAATTGTCTGGTAAAGGAAAATTTATCATTCAAAAAGAATTAAAAGAAAAGGGCCTTAATGAGACATTAATCAAAAAAATTTTAGAAGAATATAAAAAAGAAGAAGAGATTGAGCACGGTCTTGAATTAGCAAAAAAGAAAATTAAAACTTATCAAAATTTAAAACCATTTGAACAAAAACAAAAACTGGCTCGTTATTTAGCCAGCCGTGGCTTCAGTTGGGAAAACATTTTCGAAATGATGAAAGAATTATTTAAAATTTAA